AAAGCTCAGGCTTACCCGATCGCGGTTGGTATGCCCGAAATGCTCCTATACGACCCGGTCCTGTTATGACACGAGAACGCTCGACTCCCGTTGGAGACACCTCGACATCGGGACTCACCAGACGTGGCTCTCGTGCCAACTGAGACGACTCCGGTGTCCAACCCACGGGGTGATCACTTAAGGCAGTACCATTTGCCCGACCAGTTGGGGAGTCTCGGTTTACGAGGGACTTCGAGCACTTGGTAGCTTGGGCATGTGCCAAGATGGATAAGACCACGGTGACAAAACTGCTCAGAGTCGCCTGGCGCACGGTAGGAACGATCTGTGAACGAGTCGTCACGCCAAGAGCTCGATCCCAACCGTCTTGATGACCTCTTCATTCTTGGAGTTGACGAGATCAGTTATCGCAAACACCACAACTACCTAACGCTTGTCACCAATCACGAGACGGGCAAGATCGTCTATGGGGCAGAGGGG
The sequence above is a segment of the Ferrimicrobium acidiphilum DSM 19497 genome. Coding sequences within it:
- a CDS encoding transposase family protein, with product MRATSLVKQMLGLRSVTVVEVLVRPHELLVKLRLTRSRLVCPKCSYTTRSCYDTRTLDSRWRHLDIGTHQTWLSCQLRRLRCPTHGVIT